A stretch of the Flavobacterium aquiphilum genome encodes the following:
- a CDS encoding glycoside hydrolase yields the protein MDFFKNYKASLLFAGLLFINSTLITSCSSSDNTNDSQPVSSTTKDLNVNLDANLQTMESFGASDAWQCNFIGKNWPSDKRNRIADLLFSKEVDADGNPKGIGLSLWRFNLGAGSTEQGDASDIGDEWRRTECFTTDGVTYNMSKQAGQVWFMKAAKERGVEKLLAFANSAPVYLTNNGKAHASIKEFYNLKDGKMPDLADFWVNAIDKLKTEQGLTIDYISPFNEPQYEWDGTSQEGSPATNANIYSFVNILSPKLQAKGLSSQIVVGEAGAYEPLYKTVSGTESRSNQIDYFFGPNSTKNIAGLSNVKKTISGHSYWQAWPLSTLVSSRQLAASKILTAPGLSLWSSEYCVLESPGTSELPGGAGAGRDLGMQLALWTARIVSTDIAVGGVTSWQWWTAISRGDYKDGLIHVDDGASKGAGGADYCKNDGYIRDSKTLWALGNFSFFVKPGMVRVQIPNLDNSTATTDVMVTAYKDVINKKLVIVAVNFSSSARTYKLNLSGGTLTNNKLTPYTTSDAKSLKKGTDVDATNFEIEARSVVTYVGNYK from the coding sequence ATGGATTTTTTTAAAAACTATAAAGCAAGCCTGCTATTTGCAGGTTTGCTTTTCATTAATTCAACTTTAATCACGAGTTGCAGCTCATCTGATAATACAAATGATTCACAACCTGTTTCTTCCACAACCAAGGATTTGAATGTGAATCTTGATGCAAATCTTCAGACTATGGAGAGTTTTGGTGCATCAGATGCCTGGCAATGTAACTTTATAGGTAAAAATTGGCCTTCTGATAAAAGAAACCGAATTGCAGATTTATTATTCAGCAAAGAAGTTGATGCTGATGGAAATCCAAAAGGAATTGGTTTGTCATTATGGCGTTTCAATCTTGGTGCCGGAAGTACAGAACAGGGAGATGCAAGTGATATAGGTGATGAATGGAGACGTACAGAATGTTTTACTACCGATGGTGTTACTTATAACATGAGTAAGCAAGCAGGACAAGTATGGTTTATGAAAGCCGCTAAGGAGCGCGGAGTTGAAAAATTATTGGCTTTCGCAAATAGTGCTCCTGTTTATTTAACCAATAATGGCAAAGCACATGCAAGCATAAAAGAATTTTACAATTTGAAAGATGGTAAAATGCCTGACTTGGCTGATTTTTGGGTAAATGCTATTGACAAGTTAAAAACAGAACAAGGTTTGACAATAGATTACATCAGTCCTTTCAACGAACCACAATATGAGTGGGATGGAACTAGTCAGGAGGGGTCACCGGCAACCAATGCCAATATTTACAGTTTTGTAAATATTCTATCTCCAAAATTGCAGGCAAAAGGACTTAGTTCCCAAATTGTAGTTGGCGAAGCAGGAGCTTATGAACCGCTTTATAAAACAGTAAGCGGTACAGAAAGCAGATCCAACCAGATTGATTATTTCTTTGGACCAAATTCTACCAAAAACATTGCAGGCTTGAGTAACGTGAAGAAAACAATATCTGGACACAGTTATTGGCAGGCATGGCCATTGAGTACACTTGTTTCTTCAAGACAATTAGCAGCCTCAAAAATTCTAACAGCACCGGGACTTAGTCTTTGGTCTTCTGAATATTGTGTTCTCGAAAGCCCTGGAACTTCTGAATTGCCAGGCGGAGCAGGAGCAGGAAGAGACTTGGGAATGCAGTTGGCGCTTTGGACAGCTCGTATTGTAAGCACTGATATCGCTGTTGGAGGTGTTACTTCTTGGCAGTGGTGGACAGCAATAAGCCGTGGTGATTACAAAGATGGATTGATACACGTAGATGATGGAGCGAGTAAGGGAGCGGGCGGAGCTGATTATTGCAAAAATGACGGTTACATTAGGGATTCTAAAACACTTTGGGCTTTAGGAAATTTCTCTTTCTTTGTAAAACCGGGAATGGTAAGGGTTCAAATACCAAATTTAGATAACTCGACAGCTACTACTGATGTAATGGTAACAGCTTATAAAGATGTGATCAATAAAAAACTGGTAATCGTGGCGGTTAATTTTAGTTCTTCTGCGAGAACATATAAATTGAATCTTTCAGGTGGGACGTTAACTAATAATAAGCTTACACCATATACAACTTCAGATGCTAAAAGTTTGAAAAAAGGAACTGATGTTGATGCTACAAATTTTGAAATAGAAGCTAGATCGGTTGTAACATACGTTGGTAATTATAAATAA
- a CDS encoding RagB/SusD family nutrient uptake outer membrane protein, which translates to MKKIIVSIIAFAAFAVSCDDFIEKEARGTQTLENYFQTAQECENYVNELTHRLLLTNDWYTLLAPRLTNETATDDAWMGNTGQDSGAFRPCAQYIVTPENMGCMNSIYTAHYYTIQSVNIGLEKMALSPLSETQKNQYIGESLFVRAYCYYELVNDFGAVPLYTTSLGTGDLKLQRSPVTAVYAQIEADLKESAAKLEKIPVDRNGRVNKWAAYALLARVSLFQEKWAEAKLYSNKVITEGPYALEADFLKIWDVNNHNGVESILEAQSSSVQDKSLGSMLPTFSGARGEDKKNFPSNDAKDVIDGWGWCMPTSDLENAYLSENDVVRRRSTITKWGEAAYGDEVLNPTHKFSLNDNKSGRICRKYYIPIATRRALDKKDGHLPLNVPLIRLAEMYLTRAEAAYQLGDAGGALADINVIRARVKLDPKVGLAGPNLLRQIYKERRLELAFEGLRLFDIRREKDPSTGKPVIESLMGPNGTFVKYNLSSTDQYETTNLKEAQDKGINFSPTKNLLWPIPQLEIDLSGGLITQNAGY; encoded by the coding sequence ATGAAAAAAATAATAGTATCAATAATCGCTTTTGCTGCATTTGCAGTTTCCTGTGATGATTTTATCGAGAAAGAAGCGAGAGGAACTCAAACTTTAGAAAACTACTTTCAAACAGCACAAGAATGCGAAAATTATGTAAACGAATTAACGCATAGATTGTTGTTAACAAACGACTGGTACACATTACTGGCGCCAAGATTAACAAATGAAACAGCTACCGATGATGCTTGGATGGGGAATACAGGACAGGACAGCGGTGCTTTCAGACCTTGTGCGCAGTACATCGTTACACCAGAAAATATGGGATGTATGAACAGTATCTATACAGCTCATTATTATACCATTCAATCGGTTAATATTGGTTTAGAGAAGATGGCTTTGTCACCGCTTTCCGAAACTCAGAAAAATCAATATATAGGTGAATCATTATTTGTTCGTGCCTATTGTTATTATGAATTGGTAAATGATTTTGGAGCAGTTCCATTATATACAACATCTCTTGGAACAGGTGATTTGAAATTGCAACGCAGTCCAGTTACTGCTGTGTATGCACAAATTGAAGCTGATCTTAAAGAATCTGCAGCAAAATTGGAAAAAATCCCAGTTGACAGAAACGGTAGAGTTAACAAATGGGCAGCTTATGCTTTATTGGCACGTGTGTCACTGTTCCAGGAAAAATGGGCAGAAGCAAAATTATATTCAAACAAAGTGATTACTGAAGGACCTTATGCTCTTGAAGCAGATTTCTTGAAGATATGGGATGTAAATAATCATAACGGTGTAGAATCAATTTTGGAAGCTCAGTCATCTTCTGTACAGGATAAAAGTTTAGGATCTATGCTTCCAACTTTCTCGGGAGCAAGGGGCGAAGACAAGAAAAATTTCCCAAGTAATGACGCAAAAGATGTTATTGATGGTTGGGGATGGTGTATGCCAACGAGTGACTTGGAGAATGCTTATCTTTCTGAAAATGATGTGGTACGTCGCAGAAGCACAATTACTAAATGGGGTGAAGCAGCTTATGGTGATGAGGTTCTTAACCCAACTCATAAATTTAGCTTGAACGACAATAAATCAGGACGTATCTGCCGTAAATATTACATTCCAATTGCTACACGCCGAGCATTGGACAAAAAAGACGGTCACTTACCATTGAATGTGCCTTTGATTCGTCTGGCCGAAATGTATTTGACAAGAGCAGAAGCAGCTTATCAGTTGGGAGATGCAGGAGGAGCTTTGGCAGATATCAATGTTATCAGAGCGCGTGTAAAACTTGATCCTAAAGTTGGTTTGGCAGGTCCTAATCTTTTGAGACAAATCTACAAAGAGCGTCGTTTAGAATTAGCTTTCGAGGGATTACGTTTGTTTGATATTCGTCGTGAAAAAGACCCAAGTACAGGAAAACCGGTTATCGAATCTTTGATGGGACCAAATGGAACTTTTGTAAAATACAATTTAAGTTCTACAGACCAATATGAAACTACCAATTTGAAAGAGGCACAAGACAAAGGGATAAATTTCAGTCCTACTAAAAACTTGTTGTGGCCAATACCTCAGTTGGAAATCGATTTGAGCGGTGGTTTAATTACTCAAAACGCTGGTTACTAG
- a CDS encoding glycoside hydrolase has translation MKKVYVSLLLLMSSLFFGQRTATISIDNVMQTMDGFGGSDAWRCQFVGKNWPQQKKDAIADLLFSKEIDAQGNPKGIGLSIWRFNLGAGSMEQGENSKISDEWRRSECFLNADGTYDWSKQEGQRWFLQAAKKRGVEKYLIFTNSPPVFMTNNGLAFSSQKNKLNLKEGALPKFADFLVKSIQGLEKKEEIKFDYVSPINEPQWEWMANNGDKNSQEGTPATNEEIFNLTKALSDKLKSQKMSTEIVLAEAAQINYLYENVNGENRDNQIDYFFGNSRNNISKLPNVKNVILGHSYFTTWPVDKQVLSRKLIAASVKQKPGLKYWQSEYCILENPGEAEIPGGAGGGRDLGMQTALFVARLIHNDIALANAASWQWWTSLTRVDYKDGLIYLDDGKSNGGTAPDYVKNDGNFHDSKLLWALGNYSLFVRPGMQRVDVPNQDELGSANDVMLTAYKDIKNKKLVIVAVNCGKSVQKYKFDLTKGTVKKNELTPYVTSENTNLKRADIQKIDAVEIPAKSVVTFVGELQ, from the coding sequence ATGAAAAAAGTATATGTCTCGCTTTTATTGTTAATGAGTTCACTGTTTTTTGGACAAAGAACCGCTACAATTAGTATCGATAATGTCATGCAAACCATGGATGGTTTTGGAGGATCTGATGCGTGGAGATGTCAATTTGTTGGAAAAAATTGGCCACAGCAAAAAAAGGATGCTATTGCCGATTTGCTTTTTAGCAAAGAAATCGATGCGCAGGGAAATCCAAAAGGTATCGGACTTTCGATTTGGAGGTTCAATCTTGGGGCAGGAAGTATGGAACAAGGCGAAAACAGTAAGATTTCGGATGAATGGAGAAGAAGTGAATGCTTTTTAAATGCCGATGGGACTTATGATTGGTCAAAACAAGAAGGACAAAGATGGTTTTTGCAAGCGGCCAAAAAGCGAGGAGTAGAAAAATATTTGATTTTTACCAATAGTCCTCCTGTTTTTATGACCAATAACGGATTGGCTTTTTCTTCTCAAAAAAACAAACTGAATCTGAAAGAAGGAGCACTTCCAAAATTTGCCGATTTCCTAGTGAAAAGCATTCAGGGATTGGAGAAAAAAGAAGAAATTAAATTCGATTATGTAAGTCCTATAAATGAGCCACAATGGGAATGGATGGCCAACAACGGAGATAAAAACAGTCAGGAAGGAACACCTGCTACGAATGAAGAAATATTCAATTTAACCAAGGCGCTTTCTGATAAACTCAAATCTCAAAAAATGAGTACAGAAATTGTTCTAGCCGAAGCGGCACAAATTAACTATCTGTATGAAAATGTAAATGGAGAAAACAGAGATAATCAGATTGATTACTTTTTTGGAAATTCAAGAAACAATATTTCGAAGTTACCAAATGTAAAGAACGTCATTTTGGGACATAGTTATTTTACCACTTGGCCTGTTGACAAACAAGTTTTAAGTAGAAAATTGATTGCAGCAAGTGTAAAACAAAAACCAGGTTTAAAATACTGGCAGTCGGAATACTGTATTTTGGAAAATCCGGGAGAAGCTGAAATTCCAGGAGGTGCCGGAGGGGGAAGGGATTTGGGTATGCAAACTGCCTTGTTTGTTGCCCGTTTGATACACAATGATATCGCTCTTGCGAATGCGGCTTCTTGGCAATGGTGGACATCACTTACGCGAGTAGATTATAAAGATGGTTTGATTTATTTGGATGACGGAAAAAGCAATGGTGGAACAGCTCCTGATTATGTTAAAAATGATGGGAATTTCCATGATTCAAAACTGCTTTGGGCTTTGGGGAATTATTCCTTGTTTGTGCGTCCGGGGATGCAGAGAGTTGATGTGCCAAATCAGGATGAATTGGGTTCTGCAAACGATGTGATGCTGACCGCATACAAAGATATCAAAAATAAAAAATTGGTTATTGTTGCTGTTAACTGCGGGAAATCGGTCCAGAAATATAAGTTTGATTTAACAAAAGGGACAGTTAAAAAAAATGAATTGACACCTTATGTTACCTCCGAAAATACCAATTTAAAAAGAGCGGACATTCAGAAAATCGATGCGGTTGAAATTCCTGCAAAATCAGTTGTCACTTTTGTTGGTGAATTGCAATAA
- a CDS encoding SusC/RagA family TonB-linked outer membrane protein, with product MKYRFIWLFIAMLCSAATFAQITIKGTVKDKSALPVPGANIAVKGTATAVSTDFDGKYSIVVPNKNAQLQFSFIGFTTKTIEVGDRTVVDVVLEQAGQNLEEVVVVGYGTVKKKDITTSISSVKGKELQTMTVGNATESLQGKVAGVQITGAGGPGAQPRVLIRGISTVNLSTDPLYVVDGVPMGTNINFLSNNEIESMDVLKDASASAIYGSRASNGVILITTKRGKIGKPKFNVDLSNGYQMMNNPYHMADAEGYANIMNKAYTSSGYPEYLPNAEQYRGKTTDWWRAGIDKGSPVRNASIGVSGGSEKNTYAASLNYYKSDSFYKVGGWERITARIANDFKFSDKVSMGITLNPRFETWGSPGNWADFDKIDPITPIYKPADQLTGTENEYSIYARSPSYVWNPVASVARYDDFTDQYSLNTNAYLQYEPIKGLVFRTQGSIEVGDKTQSIFRPDFVIDAAHEKAEINSVERKNTTNHDWTWQTTATYSKTFADKHNLSLMVGATMEEYNGNDVWAYGEGVPNNSDLMREVNAATKNRNSGGNSWSSSLESYISRLSYNYDSRYYLTGTFRRDGSSKFMANNKWANFPSASASWRISNESFMENAKSVVNDLRLRAGWGRVGNQNLPGSVYQSNIGQGYYVIGGEVVDTSYPSSMANKDIKWETVEDINFGLDFGLWKNKVSGSLEYYEKTTKDMLFLKQFPTYSGFPGYSTMWTNVGSMKSNGIDLLLSYKDKKGDFSYGADVTFTTVNVKMVSLSAEDEKLYGSSNRTLTVKGDEPGYYYGYVADGLFQNQTELNSHTDEHGNKLQPYAQVGDVRFKDVNGDGKLDDKDRTKIGSPWADYTVGLNLSFAYKGFDLIANFYASIGNEIINQNISDLYNGASLTNKVAGLEDMAWHGEGTSNYVPRLSKNDNNENFTKFSSMYVEDGSYMRMKNIQLGYTFLNQFGLDKLRLSVSGQNLWTVTNYTGVDPEVGGGVLGSGFGGWNYPVQPTILLGLNVAF from the coding sequence ACTACTAAAACAATAGAAGTTGGAGATAGAACAGTTGTTGATGTTGTTTTGGAACAAGCAGGTCAAAACTTAGAAGAAGTTGTAGTTGTGGGTTATGGAACTGTGAAAAAGAAAGATATAACTACTTCAATTTCTTCTGTAAAAGGTAAAGAGCTTCAAACAATGACTGTTGGTAATGCAACCGAATCATTACAGGGGAAAGTTGCCGGTGTTCAAATTACCGGTGCCGGAGGTCCAGGAGCCCAGCCGAGAGTACTTATCCGTGGTATTTCTACGGTAAACTTGAGTACAGACCCTCTTTATGTTGTGGATGGAGTTCCAATGGGGACAAATATCAATTTTTTGAGCAACAATGAAATTGAATCCATGGATGTATTGAAAGATGCTTCTGCGAGTGCTATTTATGGTTCTCGTGCTTCCAATGGGGTAATCCTTATTACAACTAAAAGAGGTAAAATAGGAAAACCAAAATTCAATGTTGATTTGAGTAATGGTTATCAAATGATGAATAACCCATACCATATGGCCGATGCTGAGGGATATGCCAACATTATGAATAAAGCTTATACCAGTTCTGGATATCCTGAGTATTTGCCAAATGCGGAGCAATACAGAGGAAAAACTACTGACTGGTGGAGAGCTGGAATTGATAAAGGTTCTCCTGTAAGAAATGCTTCTATCGGTGTTAGCGGAGGGTCAGAAAAAAATACGTACGCTGCTAGTTTGAATTATTACAAATCGGATTCTTTTTATAAAGTTGGTGGATGGGAAAGAATTACAGCAAGAATTGCCAATGATTTTAAGTTTTCGGATAAAGTTTCTATGGGAATTACTTTGAACCCACGTTTTGAAACTTGGGGTTCACCGGGCAACTGGGCCGATTTTGATAAAATTGATCCAATCACGCCAATTTACAAACCGGCAGATCAATTGACCGGAACAGAAAATGAGTACAGCATCTATGCACGTTCGCCTTCGTATGTTTGGAACCCGGTTGCTTCTGTAGCCAGATACGATGATTTCACAGATCAATATAGTTTGAATACCAATGCTTATTTGCAATACGAACCTATCAAAGGATTGGTTTTCCGTACTCAAGGTTCTATTGAAGTGGGTGATAAAACACAAAGTATTTTTAGACCAGATTTCGTAATTGATGCTGCACACGAAAAAGCAGAAATCAATAGTGTTGAAAGAAAGAATACTACTAATCACGACTGGACTTGGCAAACAACAGCAACGTATTCTAAAACATTTGCTGATAAACATAATTTGTCTTTGATGGTAGGTGCTACAATGGAAGAGTACAATGGAAATGATGTTTGGGCTTATGGAGAAGGTGTTCCTAACAACTCTGATTTGATGAGAGAAGTAAATGCCGCTACCAAAAACCGTAACAGTGGCGGTAACAGCTGGTCTAGTTCTTTGGAGTCATATATTTCGCGTCTTTCTTATAACTATGACAGCAGATATTACTTGACAGGTACTTTCAGACGTGACGGTTCTTCAAAGTTTATGGCAAATAATAAATGGGCTAATTTCCCATCTGCTTCTGCTTCTTGGAGAATTTCAAATGAAAGTTTTATGGAAAATGCAAAATCAGTTGTTAACGACCTTAGATTAAGAGCTGGTTGGGGTAGAGTGGGTAACCAAAACTTACCAGGTTCTGTTTATCAATCAAACATCGGTCAAGGTTATTATGTGATTGGTGGTGAAGTTGTAGATACTTCTTACCCTTCATCTATGGCAAACAAAGATATCAAATGGGAGACTGTTGAAGATATCAACTTCGGTCTTGATTTTGGATTATGGAAAAACAAAGTTTCTGGGTCTTTGGAATATTACGAAAAAACAACAAAAGATATGTTGTTCTTGAAACAATTTCCAACATATAGCGGTTTTCCAGGGTATTCAACTATGTGGACAAACGTAGGATCTATGAAGTCTAATGGTATTGATTTGCTTTTGTCATACAAAGACAAAAAAGGGGATTTCTCTTATGGAGCTGATGTAACTTTTACGACTGTGAATGTTAAGATGGTCTCTTTGTCTGCTGAGGATGAAAAATTATACGGATCAAGCAACAGAACGTTAACTGTGAAAGGTGATGAGCCAGGATATTACTACGGATATGTAGCTGATGGTTTGTTCCAAAATCAAACAGAATTGAATTCTCATACTGATGAGCACGGAAACAAGTTGCAACCTTATGCACAAGTAGGTGATGTTCGTTTCAAAGATGTGAATGGTGACGGAAAATTGGATGATAAAGACAGAACAAAAATTGGTTCTCCTTGGGCTGATTATACTGTGGGATTGAATTTGAGTTTTGCTTACAAAGGCTTTGATTTGATTGCAAACTTCTACGCAAGTATTGGAAATGAAATTATAAATCAAAATATCTCTGATTTATATAATGGTGCAAGTTTGACAAATAAAGTAGCCGGACTTGAAGATATGGCTTGGCATGGTGAGGGAACTTCTAATTATGTTCCTCGTTTGTCGAAAAATGATAACAATGAGAACTTCACGAAATTCTCTTCTATGTATGTTGAAGACGGTTCATACATGCGTATGAAAAACATCCAATTAGGTTATACATTCCTTAACCAATTTGGTTTGGATAAACTAAGATTGTCTGTGTCAGGTCAAAATTTATGGACTGTAACCAACTATACAGGTGTTGATCCTGAAGTTGGTGGAGGAGTTTTAGGATCAGGTTTTGGAGGATGGAATTATCCAGTTCAACCAACAATCTTATTGGGTCTTAATGTAGCATTTTAA